The genomic stretch GACCGGTACGTCATCACGGCGGGCGTGCCGTTCGGTGTGCGGGGCACGACGAACATGCTGCGCGTCGAGCGTCTGCGTGAGGATCTGCTCCAGCCCTGACCGCGCACCACCTGAACAATCAGGGATTCGTCAGATTTTTATCCACAGGGACGGGCTTTTTCCACACCGACCCTGTGGATAACTGCTGGGTTGTCCACAGGGTTTTGCTGCGCCCAGTGGTCGTCCACAGGCAGGGACAGTTGTCCACAGCGCCCTGTGCATAACTTTCCCCGCCCATACAGACCTGAAGATTGAGTGAAGACCGGCTGCCCGGGGCTCTGGGAGGGCCATGAAGGCCCCATGAAGCCCCTGGGTGGATTAGGACCCCAGCACCAGTCGCGCGAACTTGTCCTTGCCCTTCTGAATGACCACGCCGCCCTCTGCACAGAGCTGCTCGCGGGTCAGGCTGGCCTGCGCGTCCGTCACGACCTCCCCGTTCAGCTTCAGGCCCCGGTTCTGCATCAGCTTGCGGGCCGCGCCGTTACTGGGTTCCAGGCCCGCCAGCACGACCAGTTTCACCAGGCTGATCCGCTCGGGATCGGCACTGTTCGCCAGTTCCGCCGCCGGGACCGTCACGGACGGGATGTTCTCGGGGATGCCACCCCTGGCGACACTGCGGAAGCGGGCCTCGGCGGCGTCCAGGTCCGCGTCGGGATGGAACCACGCCACCACCTCGCGCGCCAGTTCGCGGTGTGCGGCGACCGGATGCCCGGCCAGCAGCTCCTCGATGCGGGGGCGGGGCAGGTCGGTCAGCAGCGTGAAGTAGTTGTCCAGCAGCGGATCGGGGACCTTCATCAGTTTCGCGAACATCTCGTGCGGTTCGTCGGTCAGGCCGATGTAGTTGTCGAGGCTCTTGGACATCTTCTCGGTGCCGTCCAGGCCGACCAGCAGCGGCAGGGTCATCACCACCTGCGACTCCTGCCCGTAATCCCGCTGCAGCGCGCGCCCCACGAGGTTGTTGAACAGCTGATCGGTGCCGCCCAGCTCCACGTCGGCCTCCAGCGCCACGGAGTCGTAACCCTGCGTCAGCGGGTAGAGCAGTTCGTGCACGGCGATGGGCACGCCACCCTCGAAGCGCTTCTTGAAGTCGTCGCGTTCCATGATGCGCGCCACCGTGTAGCGGCTGGCGAGGCGGATCACGTCGGCGTACCCCATGGGTTCCAGCCACTCGCCGTTGAAGCGGACCTCCAGCACCTCGGGTTCCTGACGCAGGATCAGGCGGCACTGCTCCAGGTAGCTCTTGGCGTTCTCGCGGGTCTGCTCCAGCGTCAGCGGCGGGCGGGTCTTGCTCTTGCCGCTGGGGTCGCCGATCATCGCGGTGAAATCCCCGATCAGCATGATCACCTTGTGGCCCAGGTCCTGGAACTGGCGCATCTTGCGCAGGATCACGGCGTGCCCCAGGTGCAGGTCCGGGCGGGTCGGGTCGGCGCCCAGCTTCACGCGCAGCGGCTGGCCCTTGGCGAGTTTGCGGCGCAGGTCGTCCTCGGACACCAGATCCACGACGCCGCGGCGCAGCAGGTCGATCTGTTCGTCCACGGGCAGGTTCCATCGAATGGGGGCGGGTTCTTGCATCTTCACTCCATGGGGGAGCGGCGCATCAGGACTGTCCGGATGCGCCGCTCGGGGGTTGGATTTCAGGCTGTGACTGACCCTGCTCCCACCGGTGGCGGCGGGCAGGGATACGCACGTCGGGTCAGACGCCTCATGCCGCCCAGCATAACAGGCGCCGCCACCCGCTAGCATCGGGCGGTGAAGACCATTCAGGAGTTGCGCGACACCTTCCCCCGGTCCGGCGTGGTCGAGTGGCTGGGCCTGCGCCCCGCGCGCCGCGCGCCCGTGCAGGCAGTCACGGAGGTCGAGGCGCACCCGCTGGTGGGACTCATCGGCGATCACGGGAAACTCGCCCCGCCGCGCCTGACCGCTCTGACCGGCGAGGCTGGGGAGGATGCGCGCCCCGCGAATGCCCCCGCCATTCCCGGCGGCCCCGGGCGGCGGCAGGTGACGCTGATCCAGGCCGAGCACCTGCCCGTGATCGCCGCGCTGGCCGGG from Deinococcus soli (ex Cha et al. 2016) encodes the following:
- a CDS encoding MOSC domain-containing protein, which encodes MKTIQELRDTFPRSGVVEWLGLRPARRAPVQAVTEVEAHPLVGLIGDHGKLAPPRLTALTGEAGEDARPANAPAIPGGPGRRQVTLIQAEHLPVIAALAGLDEASPEQLRRNIAVRGIPLLALKDRRFQIGEVILEGTGECHPCSRMEETLGEGGYNAVRGHGGLTARVIRGGVIRVGDEVRPLPGAVT
- the tyrS gene encoding tyrosine--tRNA ligase → MQEPAPIRWNLPVDEQIDLLRRGVVDLVSEDDLRRKLAKGQPLRVKLGADPTRPDLHLGHAVILRKMRQFQDLGHKVIMLIGDFTAMIGDPSGKSKTRPPLTLEQTRENAKSYLEQCRLILRQEPEVLEVRFNGEWLEPMGYADVIRLASRYTVARIMERDDFKKRFEGGVPIAVHELLYPLTQGYDSVALEADVELGGTDQLFNNLVGRALQRDYGQESQVVMTLPLLVGLDGTEKMSKSLDNYIGLTDEPHEMFAKLMKVPDPLLDNYFTLLTDLPRPRIEELLAGHPVAAHRELAREVVAWFHPDADLDAAEARFRSVARGGIPENIPSVTVPAAELANSADPERISLVKLVVLAGLEPSNGAARKLMQNRGLKLNGEVVTDAQASLTREQLCAEGGVVIQKGKDKFARLVLGS